The following nucleotide sequence is from Nesterenkonia xinjiangensis.
CCCATGCGCGGTGGGCCGCCGCACAGTTCGAGATCCGTGAGGTCGCCACCCAGGGCACCGCCGCTCCGCTGGAGGTCGCCGCCGCGCTGGCCGAGCTCGACGCCGACCCGGCCGTGGACGTGATCGTGATCGCCCGCGGCGGCGGAGCACTGGAGGAGGTCGTGCTGCCGTTCTCGGACGAACGCCTGATCCGGGCCGTCGCCGCCGCACGGACCCCGGTGGTCTCGGCGATCGGGCACGAGGCCGACCGTCCGCTGCTCGACGAGGTCGCCGACGTCCGCGCCTCCACTCCCACCGGTTCGGCCAAGCTGCTGGTGGTGGACGAGGTGCTGGAGCGGGAGAACATCGCCCAGGCCCGCGCGCGGATGTCGTCCGGGGTGCAACGGATGGTCGCCCGCGAGGCCGAATGGCTCAGCTCCGTGCGCTCCCGCCCCGTGCTGGCCCAGCCGGAGACCATGGTCACCGTGCGTGCTGAGGAGCTGACCGGGCTGCGACGCCGGGCGCTGGTCTCCGTGGAGGCCTCGGTGGCGCGCGCCCGCGACTGGGTCGGTCAGGCCCGCGCCCGGGTGACCGGGCTCTCTCCGCAGTCCACTCTGGACCGCGGCTATGCGGTGGTCCAGTCCCATCCGGAGCACAGCGCCCTGGACGAGGCCGGCCGACCGGTGGCCCGCAGCGGATGGCACATCGTCCGGGACGCCTCCGAGGTGGAGCAGGGGTCGCCTCTGCGCGTCATGGTGGCCCGCGGCGAGCTGACAGCCCGCGCGGCTCACGTGCTGGCGGGCGAGGGCCCGGCTGCCGAAGGCGCAGCTCACGAGGATCAGAACTGAGAGGAAGAGGGCAGCAGATGGCACAGAACCCGGAAGAGGGCTTCTCCGGCGCCCAGCTCGAGGACATCGAGACGATGACCTACGAGCAGGCGCGGGAAGAGCTGATCGCGGTGGTCACCAAACTGGAGACCGGCGGCGCGCCCTTGGAGCAGTCGCTGGCCCTGTGGCAGCGCGGAGAGGCGCTGGCGGACCGCTGTGAGCGCTGGCTCGACGGCGCCTCGGCACGGCTCGAAGAGGTCCGGCGCAGCCTGGAGAGCACCCAGGAGGCGGAGCAGTCCTGAGCAGGTCGGCTCCGGCCCGACCTACAGCCAGCTCTGCAGCAGACGGGCTCGCTCCGCATCGATGTCATAGCCAGCCCGGGGCCAGCCCAGATCCAGGTCCTCCAAGGCGGCGATGAGCAGCTCCTGGACCGCGAGTCGGGAGTACCATTTCCGGTCCGCCCCGACGATGTGCCACGGCGCCCAATCGGCGTCGGTGGCTTCCAGCAGGCCCGAGTAGACAGTGCGGAAGGTGTCGAAGTCGGCGCGGGCATCAGCATCGGAGGGGTCGTACTTCCAATGCTTCTCGCGCCGGTCCAGTCGAGAGAGGAGCCGTTCCAGCTGTTCCTCCGGGGACAGATGCAGGAACACCTTGACGAGGGCGAAGCCGCGACGCACCAGCTCGTCCTCGAAGAGACGCAGCGTCTCGGTGCGTCCGGCCAGCGCGTCGGCGTCCAGGTCGCCGCTGACCGCCGGGACCAGCACGTCCTCGTAGTGCGAGCGGTCGAAGACTCCCACCATGCCGGGCGCGGGCAGCCGACGGATGACCCGACGCAGATAGTGCTCGCGGCGTTCCGCCTCGGTCGGCCGCCCGAATCCGGTGACCGAGACGCCCAGCGGGTCCATCGAACCGGCCACATGCTTGACCGTGCCTCCCTTGCCCGAGGCGTCCATGCCCTGGAGGACCAGCAGCACCCGGGGGCCCTGCTCCACGTCGCGCAGCGCCTCGAGGACCTCAGCGGTGAGCACCTGCTCACGCCGTCCTCGCTGGTCACCGGTGAGCTGCGGGACCCGGCTGGTGAGCCGCTCCATGACGGCGGCACGGGTCTCGTCAGCGGCGGCGACCTGGTGCGCCCAGAGCCGCTCCTGGGCGTCGGCGAGGACCTCGGCACGTTCGGCGAGCAGGCGCCGCCCGCGCTTCTTCTTCCCGGAGAACTCCAGGCGCCTGCCGGTGGGGACCTCCTCCAGATGCAGCGGCGCGCCCCAGCCAGGGGCTCGCCAGATGCCGCGGGGGTCGGCGTCGAAGGGCAGGTCAGTCACAGAGACCTCTCAGCTGCGCGCCGCGGCGTTCCGGTACGCCTCCAGGAACTCGGAGATCCCACCGATGGCGACCTCCAGCTCCTCCACGCCGGGCAGGGTGACCAGCCGGAAATGATTGTCATCGATCCAGTTGAAGGCCCGGCCATGAGAGACCAGGATCTTCTGCTGCCGCAGCAGCTCGATGACGAAGGCCTCGTCATCCTCGATCGGATAGATCTCCGGATCCAGCCGCGGGAACAGGTACAGCGCACCGTCGGCCTGCTCCACGGTGACACCTTCGATCTCGGAGAGCAGCCTGTGCGCCGTGGTGCGCTGCTCGTGCAGACGTCCGCCCGGAGCGATCAGGTCCTGGATGGACTGGTGACCGCCGAGAGCGGCCTGGATCGCATGCTGAGCCGGCACATTGGCGCACATGCGCATGTTCATCAGCAGAGTCAGGCCTTCGAGGTAGTTCTTCGCCCGGTGCTTGGGCCCGGAGACGTAGATCCACCCGGAGCGGAAGCCCGCCACCCGCCAGGTCTTCGACAGACCCGAAAAGGTGATCGTGAAGACATCGTCGGAGAGCGTGCAGACGTTGACCATCTCGGCCTCGTCGAAGGTGATGTTCTCGTAGATCTCGTCCGAGAGCAGGATCAGGTTGTGCCGCCGGGCGATGTCGACCATCGCCTCCAGAACCTCCCGCGGATACACCGCCCCGGTGGGATTGTTCGGGTTGATGATCACCAGCGCCTTGGTGCGGTCAGTGACCTTGGACTCGATCTCCTCCGGATCCGGCCACCAGTGGTTCTGCTCATCACAGAGGTAATGCACCGCGCGACCCCCGGCCAGCGTGGTCGCTCCCGTCCACAGCGGGTAGTCCGGGGCCGGGATGAGGACCTCGTCCCCAGGTGCCAGCATCGCCTGCAGCACCATGGTGATCAGCTCAGAGACCCCGTTGCCCAGATAGATGTCATCCGGGTCGGTGTCGGTCATGCCGCGGGACTGGTAATACTGCGCCACCGCGATGCGCGCAGAATAGATGCCCTGCGAGTCCGAGTAGCCCTGAGCGTCCGCCAGGTTGTTGATCATCGTCATCCGGATCGAGTCCGGCGCCTCGAAGCCGAACGGGGCCGGGTTGCCGATGTTCAGCCGGGTGATCTTGTGCCCTTCACGTTCCAGCCGCGCCGCCTCCTGGGCGATCGGTCCTCGGACGTCGTAACGGACGTCTCGGAGCTTGGGCGACTGGGTGAACTCCTCGAACTCCTGCATCCCCCCATCTTGCCTCACCGGAGGTCGCCGTCGCGCAGATGACACCCTGAGCCCCGAGGACACCCCACGCTCACAGCATCCTGCTCGCGGCGACGGCGTCCCGATAGCCCGCAAGGAACTCGGAGATGCCGCCGATGGCCTCCTCGAGCTCCTCCACCGCCGGAAGGGTGACCAGCCGGAAATGATTGTCATCGATCCAGTTGAAGGCCCGGCCATGAGAGACCAGGATCTTCTGCTGCCGCAGCAGCTCGATGACGAAGGCCTCGTCGCTCTCGATCGGGTAGATCTCCGGATCCAGCCGCGGGAACAGATACAGCGCACCGTCAGCCTGATGGACTTCGACGCCCTCGATCTGGCGCAGCAGCTCATAGGCCACATTGCGCTGCTCATAGAGCCGGCCGCCGGGCTCGATGAACTCATTGATGGACTGGTACCCGCCCAGCGCCGTCTGGATCGCATGCTGAGCCGGCACATTGGGACACATCCGCAGATTCGACATCAGCGTCAGGCCTTCGAGGTAGTTCTTCGCCCGGTGCTTGGGCCCGGAGATGTAGATCCACCCGGAGCGGAAGCCCGCCACCCGCCAGGTCTTCGACAGACCCGAAAAGGTGATCGTGAAGACATCGTCGGAGAGCGTGCAGACATTGACCGTCTCCGCGTCGTCGTAGGTGATCTTCTCGTAGATCTCGTCCGAGAGCAGGATCAGGTTGTGACGCCGGGCGATGTCGACCATCGCCTCCAGAATCTCCCGCGGATACACCGCCCCGGTGGGGTTGTTCGGGTTGATGATCACCAGCGCCTTGGTGCGGTCGGTGACCTTGGACTCGATCTCCTCCGGATCCGGCCACCAGTGGTTCTGCTCATCACAGATGTAATGCACCGGCCGTCCGCCGGCCAGCGTGGTCACCGCGGTCCACAGCGGGTAGTCCGGGGCCGGGATGAGGACCTCGTCACCGGGGTTCAGCATCGCCTGCAGCACCAGGGAGATCAGCTCAGAGACCCCATTGCCCAGGATCACGTCCTCGACCTCGGCCTCCCTCATCCCTCGGGTCTGGTAATACTGCGCCACTGCGGTGCGGGCGGAATAGATGCCCTGAGACTCGGAGTAGCCCTGTGCGGTCGGCAGGTTCTTGATCATGTCGACCAGGATGGAATCGGGCGCCTCGAAGCCGAACGGGGCGAGGTTTCCGATGTTCAGCTTGGTGATGCGGTGTCCGGCCGCCTCGAGGCGGGCGGCCTCCTCGGCGATGGGACCGCGCACGTCATAGCGGACTCCGCGCAGCTTGTGCGACTGGGTGAACTCCTCGAACTCCTCCATGAAGCAATACTGCCTCATGCGTCAAGACTCCCACGAGCCTCGAGGCCCTGGTCAGCCCCAGTCCTCGGGCTCGGCGACGAGACCCTCCTCCACCAGCCAGTACTCGGCCGCCTCCTGCGGCCCGAGCCCGTCCTCCCCGTCGATGAGCTGACGCAGGGTCACCATCGCCTCGTCGTCCAGCCGCCGGGCGACCTCGTCGACGATGTCGGGCATGTCCTCGGCGATGCCGGGGACCACCACCGGCACGTACTGCTCCTCCCCGAAGGCCTGCTCGGCGTCGGTGAGCGCCACCAGGGCGTGCTCACGGATGCCAGGGTGGGAATCGGTGATGATCGCCGCATCGATCTCCGCGGTGATCACCTGCTGCAGCAGCTCTCCCTCCGTGCCGGCGGTCACCTCCTCCGGCTCACAGTCATAGAGCTCCTCGAGCAGCGGCTCCGGGTCCGGCAGGTCCTGGCGGATCCCGATGCGCAGCTCGTCGCAGGCCGCGGCGAAGGCCGGATCATCGGCCTCCGCGCTCAGGTCGATCTCGTGCAGCTCCGCAGTCACCGAGGTGATCACCAGAGCATTGGAGAGCACCGCGGCCGAGGGCTCCAGCAGCTGGGCCCCGGGCAGGTGGGTCTCCGCCGCGTCGACCAGCTCCTGAGCGGCCGGGCCGGGCTCGACGCCGTCGGCCTCGCCGTCGGCCTCGCCGTCAGCACCTTCGTGCTCCAGCTGATCGACCAGCGGGAGGGTTCGGGCCAGGACCATGTCATAGCCCGGGTCCTCCTCCCCGGTGAGCGCAGAGGCGAGCGCTCCGACACCGCCGTCGTGGATCTCCACCACGGCAGGGGTCTCCCGGGAGTTCAGCGCAAGAGAATAGATGTGCGCCACCGCACGGTCCAGCGCGTGGTCGGGGACGGCGATGGTCCAGGCCCGCTCGGCAGCCTCACCGGTGGGCTCCTCGGCGGGGGGCGGACCGGAGCATCCGGCCACCAGCGTGATCAGGGCCAACAGGGTCGCCGCAGGCAGGGCGGAGCTGCGGACGGCCGGAGAAGTCATGGCTGCCATTGTAGGCAGGAGGTGCTCCCACGGCGCCGACGGTGCGCGTCATGATCCCAGAACACATAGGCTGGAGGTGATGACCAGTGATCCTGCCGATGTCGACGTGGAGCTGCCCGGCGCCGCTCCGCTGATCACCCGTCTGCAGTCCCTGCTGCACGGACCGCAGACCGTCGAGCCGCGCGCCGAGACCTCCCGCGGCTGGCTGGACCTCGCCTATGAGGCGGCCTACGGCGAGCGCTATGCCGCGGCCGCGGAGGCCGCACAGGCGGGCCTGGACGCCGCAGGAAGCGAGGACCCGGACAACCGGCTGATGCTTCTGCGGATCCTCTCGGGCGTGCATGAGATGCGCGGCGACACCGGGGCCTCATCGCCCTACGTGATAGAGCGGGTGGCCCTGCTGCGGCGACTCGGTCGCACCCGACAGGCCCGCATCGAGGAGGAGCTGGGAGCGATGCTCCTGCGCGAGCCCGACCACGTGGAGGGGGAGATCCTCGCCCGAGTGGCCGAACAGCTCCGTGACGAGGACGCAGCCACCGGAGCACCCACCCTGGAGCTCGCCGACGTGCTCTCCTCCCAGGCGGTGCGGGTCCTGCACGACGAAGGCCCTGAGGCCGCCCTGCCGGTGGTCGAAGAAGCCGTGGACATCCTCACCCGACTGGACCGCCCCGAGGCACTGGCCGGGGCACGGATGTTCCTCGCTCACACTTTGCTGCTCACCGGAGACTCCGCCCGCGCGCTGCAGGTCACCGATGACGTCATGGGAGCGCCGGCCAACCGGGCAGTGCGCGGGGCCATGGCGATGCTGCGCGCCACCATCCACCACCACGACGACAAGCCTCACGAGGCGATCACCGACGCGATCAGCTCCGTGGAGCTCTACGCCGCCTGCGGGGTGCGCAAGGGCGCGGCCTCCGCTGCCGCGCTCCTGGCAGGCCTGAGCTCCGCCGTCGACGAGGGCGAAGCCTCCGTGCTGGCCTGGAAGGTCGCCGTGCAGCAGGCAGAGCTGGGCGAGTTCCCCGAGTCTCGGATGCTCACTCTGGCCCTGGGTCAGCAGCTGCTCGAGCTGGAACGCTTCGACGAGGCGGAGAAGGTCCTCGACGCGCTCTCGGTCCGGCTGGCCAGCTCCGAGGAGGACATCGCGGTGCGGGCCCGATCTCTGATGGGCCTGGGCCACTCCGTCACCCAGCAGAAGCGCCCCCTGGAGGCCATGGCGCACTGGGAGGAGGCCGCTGAGCTGTTCCTCTCTGCCCAGGAGCTGGAGGAGTCCGCACGCGCACGCCTGGCCGCCGGCGCGCTGGCCGCCTCGCTGGAGCGGTTCGAGGCCGCCGAGACGCACCACCGGAAGGCCCTCGAGCTGGCACGCAGGGCCCAGGATGACGATCCGGCGATCCTGGTCCAGGCACTGCACGCGTTGGGACACCTGCTGACCCGCACCGAGGACCCTGACGGCGTCGACCTCCTCCAGGAGGCGCTCAAGGTCGCCCAGGAGCATGGGACCGACTGGCAGGTGGCTGACATCACCGATTCCCTCGCCCGCGGCTATGTCTCGCTCGGGGAGGGATCCGCCGCCGTCGCCCGCGCCCTGGACGCCGCAGACCTGTTCCTGGCCGCCGGAGACGACCGCTCCGCCGGCGGTGCGGAGATCCTCGCCGGGAAGGTCCTCCTGGAGATGGGCCGCGCCGACGAGGCCGAGGCGATCCTGCGGATGGCCGTCGGTGACCGGCAGGCCGAGCACGATCTCGTCGCCGAGGCCCTGGAGGGCCGCATCGACGCGCTCATGCGCCAGGGCAAGGCCGACGAGGCCGCCGAGCTGCGCCGCGAGCTCACCCGGCTGAAACGACGGATGAAGCCGTGAGACGCTGGGCGGTCCGCACGCGCGTGCTGCTGTTCATGGTGTTCCTCACCGTGCTGACCCTCGTCCTCGCCGGCGCTGCCGCCTACCTGCTGCAGCGGGTGGAGAACTATCGGACCATGGACGACGCACTGGCCCGCACCGTCACCGAGTTCATCCAGCTCGGCGAAGACGGCAACGATCCGGAGACCGGGGAGCCCTGGAGCACCGCCGACCGGCTGATCCAGGTGGGCATGCAGCGCACCCTGCTGGCCGAGCACGAGTCCATGCTCGCCCTGCGTGACGGCACGGTGCGCTGGACCCCGAACGAGCAGCAGCCGGTCCGGCTTGAGGAGGACCCGGAGTTCGTCGACTGGGTGCTGGACCAGGAGCCGATCACCGAGCACCGGATCCATACCGTGCAGACCGCGGCCTCGACCTACCGGGCCGTCGTCGTCCCGGTGATGATGGCCGAGGACGACTCCCCCACCCTGTTCGTGCTGGCCGTCGACGTCGAGTCCGGCATGGCCGCGCTGAACCGCACCTTCCTCACCTACACCGCAGTGGGTCTGGGGGCGGTGGCCGTCACCGGCTTCCTCGGCTGGCTGATGGTGGGCCGGCTGCTGGAGCCCATCCGACGGCTGCGGCAGACCGTCCGGTCCATCACCGAGACCGACATCTCACGGCGCATCGACGTCCACTCCCGGGACGACCTCGGCGAGCTGACCGTCACCGTCAACGAGATGCTGGACCGCCTGGAGACCGCGGTGACCTCCCAGCGGCGGCTCCTCGACGACGTCGGCCACGAGCTGCGCACCCCCATCACCATCGTCCGCGGTCACCTGGAGCTGGTGGACCCGGAGGACCCCTCCGAGGTGATCGCTACCCGGGACCTCGCCGTCGACGAGCTGGACCGGATGAGCCGTCTCGTCGAGGACCTGGTCACCCTCGCCAAGTCCGACCAGATCGACTTCCTCACCCCGGCGGCCACGGACGTGGATCTGCTCACCGATCAGGTCTTCGAGAAGGCCGTGCAGCTGGGTGACCGGACCTGGCTGCGGGATGTCAGGGCCCAAGCGGTGCTGCCCCTGGACGCTCAGCGCATCACCCAGGCCTGGCTGCAGCTGGCGCACAACGCAGTGAAGTTCTCCGCCCCGGGCGCTGAGATCTCGTTGGGCTCCGCCCTGCGCGGCGACGCCCTGCACCTGTGGGTGCGTGATGCCGGGGCTGGGATCAGCCCGGAAGACCAGCAGACGATCTTCCTCCGCTTCGCCCGGGGCACGAACTCCTCACGCGCCGAAGGATCCGGCCTGGGCCTGACCATCGTGGACACCATCGCCCGGCTGCACGGCGGGCAGGTCCACGTGGAGTCTGCCGCCGGGCAGGGATCCACCTTCACCATCGTGCTGCCGCTGCAGGAGCTCGAGGCGCTGGAGCAGGCGGGCCAGACGACAGCGATCATCCCAGGAGGAGAGAGATGAGCAGGATCCTCATCGTCGAGGACGAGGACCGGATCAGCGCCTTCGTGGCCAAAGGGCTCCAGGCAGCGGGCTTCGAGTCACAGATCGCGCGCAGCGGCACCGAAGCGATCGTCCAGCTCGCCAACGCCCACTTCGACCTCGTCATCCTCGATCTCGGGCTGCCGCAGATGAACGGCTTCGAGGTGCTGGAGAAGCTCCGTTCCGGGGGCAGCGCCGTGCCGGTCATCATCCTGACCGCCCGTTCCTCCGTGGAGGACACCGTCCAGGGGCTCTCCTCAGGAGCGCAGGACTACATGGCCAAGCCCTTCCGGGTGGAGGAGCTGGTGGCCCGGGTGCGGCTGCGGCTGCGGCCGGTCGCACAGACTGACGAAGCGGCCGCGGAGATCACCGAGCTGGAGCACGCCGGGCTGCGTCTGGACCTGCAGAGCCGGCAGGCCAGCGTGGAAGGCCGGGGCGTGGAGCTCTCCGCACGGGAGTTCGCCCTCGCGGAGGTGCTGCTGGACCACCCGCGGCAGGTCCTCTCCCGGGACCAGCTGCTGGACATGGTGTGGGAGTCGGGCCCGGAGACCAGCTCCAACGTGGTCGACGTCTACATCCGTTATCTGCGCACCAAGCTGGGCGCCGAGCGCATCGTCACCGTCCGTGGTGCGGGATATCGCCTGGCCACTGCGGAAGAGCTGGCCCGGGGCTGACGAAGCCCATCAGCGCTTCGGCGCAGGTCAGTCGATGCTCGGCCTGGGCCTCCCAGCCGTCGCGCCGAGAGTCTCGAGCACCGGCCACCAGGGACAGCGCCACCGAGGCCGCCCGCAGCCGCAGCGCCTCAGGGTCCACCACCTGGGCGAAGGCTCGAGCGAAACGCGCCAGCGCCGCGGGGGCATGCACGTAGCGGGAGTCCACGGCC
It contains:
- the xseA gene encoding exodeoxyribonuclease VII large subunit, which gives rise to MPATSRETSPETPWPLSHFSGKLKTHIEKVAPTWVEGQLVEFTLRNGNAWMTLRDLEQEVSFSAVAWRQVASGLDGVVQPGSRVVAQVRPNLYEKTGRLSLVTQQMRPVGLGDLLARVEQLKKQLAAEGLFAADRKRPLPVLPRRIGLITGRNSDAKKDILRNTHARWAAAQFEIREVATQGTAAPLEVAAALAELDADPAVDVIVIARGGGALEEVVLPFSDERLIRAVAAARTPVVSAIGHEADRPLLDEVADVRASTPTGSAKLLVVDEVLERENIAQARARMSSGVQRMVAREAEWLSSVRSRPVLAQPETMVTVRAEELTGLRRRALVSVEASVARARDWVGQARARVTGLSPQSTLDRGYAVVQSHPEHSALDEAGRPVARSGWHIVRDASEVEQGSPLRVMVARGELTARAAHVLAGEGPAAEGAAHEDQN
- a CDS encoding exodeoxyribonuclease VII small subunit — its product is MAQNPEEGFSGAQLEDIETMTYEQAREELIAVVTKLETGGAPLEQSLALWQRGEALADRCERWLDGASARLEEVRRSLESTQEAEQS
- a CDS encoding PPK2 family polyphosphate kinase, with product MTDLPFDADPRGIWRAPGWGAPLHLEEVPTGRRLEFSGKKKRGRRLLAERAEVLADAQERLWAHQVAAADETRAAVMERLTSRVPQLTGDQRGRREQVLTAEVLEALRDVEQGPRVLLVLQGMDASGKGGTVKHVAGSMDPLGVSVTGFGRPTEAERREHYLRRVIRRLPAPGMVGVFDRSHYEDVLVPAVSGDLDADALAGRTETLRLFEDELVRRGFALVKVFLHLSPEEQLERLLSRLDRREKHWKYDPSDADARADFDTFRTVYSGLLEATDADWAPWHIVGADRKWYSRLAVQELLIAALEDLDLGWPRAGYDIDAERARLLQSWL
- a CDS encoding pyridoxal phosphate-dependent aminotransferase, whose translation is MQEFEEFTQSPKLRDVRYDVRGPIAQEAARLEREGHKITRLNIGNPAPFGFEAPDSIRMTMINNLADAQGYSDSQGIYSARIAVAQYYQSRGMTDTDPDDIYLGNGVSELITMVLQAMLAPGDEVLIPAPDYPLWTGATTLAGGRAVHYLCDEQNHWWPDPEEIESKVTDRTKALVIINPNNPTGAVYPREVLEAMVDIARRHNLILLSDEIYENITFDEAEMVNVCTLSDDVFTITFSGLSKTWRVAGFRSGWIYVSGPKHRAKNYLEGLTLLMNMRMCANVPAQHAIQAALGGHQSIQDLIAPGGRLHEQRTTAHRLLSEIEGVTVEQADGALYLFPRLDPEIYPIEDDEAFVIELLRQQKILVSHGRAFNWIDDNHFRLVTLPGVEELEVAIGGISEFLEAYRNAAARS
- a CDS encoding pyridoxal phosphate-dependent aminotransferase, whose amino-acid sequence is MEEFEEFTQSHKLRGVRYDVRGPIAEEAARLEAAGHRITKLNIGNLAPFGFEAPDSILVDMIKNLPTAQGYSESQGIYSARTAVAQYYQTRGMREAEVEDVILGNGVSELISLVLQAMLNPGDEVLIPAPDYPLWTAVTTLAGGRPVHYICDEQNHWWPDPEEIESKVTDRTKALVIINPNNPTGAVYPREILEAMVDIARRHNLILLSDEIYEKITYDDAETVNVCTLSDDVFTITFSGLSKTWRVAGFRSGWIYISGPKHRAKNYLEGLTLMSNLRMCPNVPAQHAIQTALGGYQSINEFIEPGGRLYEQRNVAYELLRQIEGVEVHQADGALYLFPRLDPEIYPIESDEAFVIELLRQQKILVSHGRAFNWIDDNHFRLVTLPAVEELEEAIGGISEFLAGYRDAVAASRML
- a CDS encoding glycine betaine ABC transporter substrate-binding protein, whose amino-acid sequence is MTSPAVRSSALPAATLLALITLVAGCSGPPPAEEPTGEAAERAWTIAVPDHALDRAVAHIYSLALNSRETPAVVEIHDGGVGALASALTGEEDPGYDMVLARTLPLVDQLEHEGADGEADGEADGVEPGPAAQELVDAAETHLPGAQLLEPSAAVLSNALVITSVTAELHEIDLSAEADDPAFAAACDELRIGIRQDLPDPEPLLEELYDCEPEEVTAGTEGELLQQVITAEIDAAIITDSHPGIREHALVALTDAEQAFGEEQYVPVVVPGIAEDMPDIVDEVARRLDDEAMVTLRQLIDGEDGLGPQEAAEYWLVEEGLVAEPEDWG
- a CDS encoding tetratricopeptide repeat protein, which translates into the protein MTSDPADVDVELPGAAPLITRLQSLLHGPQTVEPRAETSRGWLDLAYEAAYGERYAAAAEAAQAGLDAAGSEDPDNRLMLLRILSGVHEMRGDTGASSPYVIERVALLRRLGRTRQARIEEELGAMLLREPDHVEGEILARVAEQLRDEDAATGAPTLELADVLSSQAVRVLHDEGPEAALPVVEEAVDILTRLDRPEALAGARMFLAHTLLLTGDSARALQVTDDVMGAPANRAVRGAMAMLRATIHHHDDKPHEAITDAISSVELYAACGVRKGAASAAALLAGLSSAVDEGEASVLAWKVAVQQAELGEFPESRMLTLALGQQLLELERFDEAEKVLDALSVRLASSEEDIAVRARSLMGLGHSVTQQKRPLEAMAHWEEAAELFLSAQELEESARARLAAGALAASLERFEAAETHHRKALELARRAQDDDPAILVQALHALGHLLTRTEDPDGVDLLQEALKVAQEHGTDWQVADITDSLARGYVSLGEGSAAVARALDAADLFLAAGDDRSAGGAEILAGKVLLEMGRADEAEAILRMAVGDRQAEHDLVAEALEGRIDALMRQGKADEAAELRRELTRLKRRMKP
- a CDS encoding HAMP domain-containing sensor histidine kinase, producing the protein MRRWAVRTRVLLFMVFLTVLTLVLAGAAAYLLQRVENYRTMDDALARTVTEFIQLGEDGNDPETGEPWSTADRLIQVGMQRTLLAEHESMLALRDGTVRWTPNEQQPVRLEEDPEFVDWVLDQEPITEHRIHTVQTAASTYRAVVVPVMMAEDDSPTLFVLAVDVESGMAALNRTFLTYTAVGLGAVAVTGFLGWLMVGRLLEPIRRLRQTVRSITETDISRRIDVHSRDDLGELTVTVNEMLDRLETAVTSQRRLLDDVGHELRTPITIVRGHLELVDPEDPSEVIATRDLAVDELDRMSRLVEDLVTLAKSDQIDFLTPAATDVDLLTDQVFEKAVQLGDRTWLRDVRAQAVLPLDAQRITQAWLQLAHNAVKFSAPGAEISLGSALRGDALHLWVRDAGAGISPEDQQTIFLRFARGTNSSRAEGSGLGLTIVDTIARLHGGQVHVESAAGQGSTFTIVLPLQELEALEQAGQTTAIIPGGER
- a CDS encoding response regulator transcription factor, which gives rise to MSRILIVEDEDRISAFVAKGLQAAGFESQIARSGTEAIVQLANAHFDLVILDLGLPQMNGFEVLEKLRSGGSAVPVIILTARSSVEDTVQGLSSGAQDYMAKPFRVEELVARVRLRLRPVAQTDEAAAEITELEHAGLRLDLQSRQASVEGRGVELSAREFALAEVLLDHPRQVLSRDQLLDMVWESGPETSSNVVDVYIRYLRTKLGAERIVTVRGAGYRLATAEELARG